The Chrysemys picta bellii isolate R12L10 chromosome 5, ASM1138683v2, whole genome shotgun sequence genome includes a window with the following:
- the LSM6 gene encoding U6 snRNA-associated Sm-like protein LSm6 yields the protein MSLRKQTPSDFLKQIIGRPVVVKLNSGVDYRGVLACLDGYMNIALEQTEEYVNGQLKNKYGDAFIRGNNVLYISTQKRRM from the exons ATGAGTCTAAGGAAGCAAACCCCTAGTGACTTCTTAAAACAAATTATAGGAAGGCCTGTTGTTGTAAAGTTAAATTCTGGAGTTGATTATCGAG GTGTCCTGGCTTGCCTGGATGGGTATATGAACATAGCTCTGGAGCAGACAGAAGAATATGTAAATGGTCAATTAAAGAACAAATATGGGGATGCATTTATCCGAGGAAATAATG TTCTGTATATAAGCACACAGAAGAGGAGGATGTGA